A single region of the Ziziphus jujuba cultivar Dongzao chromosome 10, ASM3175591v1 genome encodes:
- the LOC107412264 gene encoding uncharacterized protein LOC107412264, which yields MEIHNSSKKVITLRPFKLTDADDMLSFAGDDQVTRNLRWKTLTSKDEALTFIKDVCIPHPWRRSICIDDRSIGFISVFQGSGEDRCRADVGYGLAVKYWGQGIVTQAMKIAVPQVFKDLPEIVRLQAHTDVENKASQRVLEKVGFEREGLLRKYTIRKGSLRDLVIYSFLSTDLPSIKRTISL from the coding sequence ATGGAGATTCacaattcatcaaaaaaagTCATCACCCTCCGTCCATTCAAGCTAACGGATGCAGATGATATGCTGTCATTCGCAGGCGATGATCAAGTTACTAGAAACCTTCGATGGAAGACTTTGACATCAAAAGATGAGGCTTTGACTTTCATCAAAGATGTTTGTATACCCCACCCTTGGAGGCGTTCGATATGCATCGATGACCGTTCGATCGGGTTCATCTCTGTGTTCCAAGGATCAGGTGAGGACAGGTGCAGAGCAGATGTAGGATATGGTCTAGCCGTGAAGTACTGGGGACAAGGGATAGTCACACAGGCAATGAAGATTGCAGTTCCTCAAGTGTTCAAGGACTTGCCAGAAATAGTAAGGTTGCAAGCTCATACAGATGTAGAAAATAAAGCTTCTCAAAGGGTATTAGAGAAAGTTGGGTTCGAAAGGGAGGGACTACTTCGTAAATATACCATTCGCAAGGGTTCATTAAGAGATTTAGTTATTTACAGTTTTTTATCCACAGATTTGCCTTCTATCAAAAGGACGATCTCTCTGtaa
- the LOC107412267 gene encoding serine/threonine-protein kinase EDR1 isoform X1 has protein sequence MKHIFKKLHIGSNHDPGRSNETSNTSVTPPQTCASDHRTVSGQNSGYPPASPSSSSPSPSSASTVSATGTGIPFSATMNRSDYMSSEEKFQVQLALAISASNSDGRDDPEKDQIRAATLLSLGTHRMDSARDKDDAASEALARHYWEYNVLDYEDKVVDGFYDVHGLSTEAIQGKMPSLADLETNLGNSGFEVLLVNRTIDPVLEELIQIAQCIALDYPVSEVTILVQKLAELVMERMGGPVKDANFMLARWMERSTELRTSLHTSVFPIGSITLGLSRHRALLFKVLADNIKMPCRLLKGSHYTGVEDGAFNVIKLEDEREFLVDLMAAPGTLIPTDIPSAKDTTFKPYNPNSSIIPTHYSLNDSGVAYSGAYPPLQGEGSSQNPAFESSSVLDRNSRSAKAESVPAFSGSSVDNTGSGVDNTGSFKIPNKVAPSNQSDHLPSSAIGASRFKGNRGANTVDGGVRMNMNVVPYNQNPEDPKNLFADLNPFQIKGTGKTSVYNKTIENKVDEIQRPRNNVIPGRPPAPLMWKSLHACNEVPRTKEYDYMEGLFPRIKREPNDYKVSSASTSNTSSEKINNDGCKSSDNTSSCQFNKLTMAEDGNTNYEGEHPRDAKDLRSDTVDVAKENDEIDFRCHRKFTHDTVLGAHLKLKDPESPSSSVESSRNRVDKVFDDVDVGECEIPWEDLVLGERIGLGSYGEVYHADWNGTEVAVKKFLDQDFSGAALAEFKREVRIMRRLRHPNVVLFMGAVTRPPNLSIITEFLPRGSLYRIIHRPHHQIDEKRRIKMALDVARGMNCLHASMPTIVHRDLKSPNLLVDKNWNVKVGDFGLSRLKHNTFLSSKSTAGTPEWMAPEVLRNEPSNEKCDVYSFGVILWELATMRLPWSGMNPMQVVGAVGFQNRRLEIPKEVDPLVASIISECWQTEPNLRPSFAELTVALKPLQRLAVPSNVDQPSSPLPQEISVNPTQV, from the exons ATGAAGCACATTTTCAAGAAGCTTCATATAGGAAGCAACCACGACCCTGGTCGATCCAACGAAACTTCTAATACCTCCGTCACGCCGCCACAGACATGCGCCTCCGATCACCGCACTGTTTCCGGTCAGAACTCCGGCTATCCTCCCGCAAGCCCATCTTCGTCTTCGCCGTCGCCGTCTTCGGCTTCCACCGTCAGCGCAACTGGCACCGGAATACCTTTCTCAGCAACTATGAATCGGTCTGATTACATGTCGTCTGAAGAGAAATTTCAGGTTCAGCTTGCCCTAGCGATCAGCGCTTCGAATTCGGATGGTCGCGATGATCCGGAGAAGGATCAAATCCGAGCGGCGACTCTCTTGAGCTTGGGGACTCATCGAATGGATTCCGCGAGGGACAAGGACGACGCTGCCTCCGAGGCCTTGGCCAGGCACTACTGG GAATATAACGTGCTTGACTACGAAGACAAAGTGGTGGATGGTTTTTATGATGTGCATGGATTGTCCACAGAAGCTATTCAAGGAAAAATGCCTTCACTTGCAGATCTTGAGACAAACCTTGGAAACTCTGGCTTTGAAGTTTTATTAGTCAACCGAACAATTGATCCTGTGTTGGAAGAGTTAATTCAAATTGCACAATGTATTGCACTAGACTACCCTGTCAGTGAGGTTACCATTTTGGTACAGAAGCTGGCTGAGCTCGTTATGGAACGTATGGGTGGGCCTGTAAAAGATGCTAATTTCATGTTGGCTAGGTGGATGGAAAGAAGTACTGAGTTGAGGACATCTCTACACACCAGTGTATTTCCTATTGGGTCCATAACTCTTGGCCTTTCTCGTCACCGTGCTTTGCTTTTCAAG GTATTGGCTGACAATATCAAGATGCCTTGTAGACTTCTAAAAGGTAGTCATTACACAGGTGTCGAGGATGGTGCTTTCAACGTAATAAAGTTGGAGGATGAAAG GGAGTTTTTGGTTGATCtcatggcagcccctggaacactTATTCCAACTGACATTCCAAGTGCAAAAGACACTACCTTTAAGCCATACAACCCAAATAGCAGTATCATTCCAACACATTATTCACTTAATGATTCTGGAGTGGCTTATTCAGGAGCATACCCTCCACTTCAAGGTGAGGGAAGCAGCCAAAATCCTGCATTTGAAAGCAGCTCAGTGCTAGATCGAAATTCAAGGTCTGCAAAGGCAGAATCTGTGCCTGCATTCTCTGGTTCTAGTGTCGACAACACTGGTTCTGGTGTCGACAACACTGGTTCTTTTAAAATACCTAATAAAGTGGCTCCTTCAAATCAGTCAGATCATCTTCCATCATCAGCCATTGGGGCTTCTCGCTTTAAAGGGAACCGTGGAGCCAATACAGTTGATGGAGGTGTAAGGATGAATATGAATGTAGTTCCATATAATCAAAACCCGGAGGATCCTAAGAATCTTTTTGCCGATCTTAATCCATTCCAAATAAAAGGAACTGGCAAAACTTCCGTGTATAACAAAACCATAGAGAATAAAGTTGATGAGATCCAGAGACCAAGGAATAATGTTATCCCTGGCCGACCTCCTGCACCATTAATGTGGAAAAGTCTGCATGCTTGCAATGAAGTCCCTAGAACAAAAGAGTACGATTATATGGAAGGTCTCTTTCCAAGAATCAAACGTGAACCTAATGATTATAAGGTATCATCAGCTTCTACCAGCAATACTTCATCTGAAAAGATCAATAATGACGGTTGTAAATCATCTGACAATACTTCTAGTTGTCAGTTTAATAAGTTGACTATGGCGGAGGATGGAAACACTAACTATGAGGGAGAACATCCGAGGGATGCGAAAGATTTGCGGAGTGACACAGTAGATGTGGCAAAAGAAAATGACGAGATTGATTTCCGTTGCCATAGAAAATTCACACATGACACAGTTTTGGGTGCCCATTTGAAGTTGAAGGATCCAGAAAGTCCTAGCTCATCGGTTGAATCCAGCAGAAATAGGGTTGATAAAGTATTTGATGATGTAGATGTAGGTGAATGTGAAATTCCGTGGGAAGATCTAGTTCTTGGTGAAAGGATTGGCCTAG GTTCATATGGTGAAGTTTACCATGCGGATTGGAATGGAACA GAGGTTGCTGTGAAGAAGTTCTTAGACCAGGATTTCTCAGGCGCTGCTTTGGCTGAGTTCAAAAGGGAA GTACGGATAATGCGTCGGCTGCGTCATCCAAATGTTGTTCTATTTATGGGTGCTGTTACGCGACCTCCAAACCTCTCTATTATTACTGAGTTTCTTCCAAG AGGAAGCCTATATCGGATCATACATCGTCCTCATCATCAAATTGATGAGAAGCGTAGAATTAAGATGGCTCTTGATGTG gcTAGGGGTATGAATTGCTTGCATGCTAGTATGCCCACAATTGTTCACAGAGATTTGAAATCACCTAACCTTTTGGTTGACAAAAACTGGAATGTTAAG GTAGGTGATTTTGGATTGTCACGGTTGAAACACAACACTTTTCTGTCATCCAAGTCAACTGCTGGAACG CCTGAGTGGATGGCACCTGAAGTTCTCCGCAATGAGCCCTCAAATGAAAA GTGTGATGTATATAGCTTTGGAGTAATTTTGTGGGAGCTTGCTACTATGAGATTGCCTTGGAGCGGGATGAATCCAATGCAAGTTGTCGGCGCTGTGGGTTTCCAGAATCGTCGCCTTGAAATACCAAAGGAAGTGGATCCTTTGGTTGCAAGTATAATTTCTGAGTGTTGGCAGAC TGAACCAAACTTGCGGCCCTCGTTTGCGGAGCTGACGGTGGCTCTCAAGCCCTTGCAACGGCTTGCTGTCCCTTCCAATGTGGACCAGCCAAGTTCACCTCTACCGCAAGAAATCTCGGTGAATCCTACTCAAGTGTGA
- the LOC107412267 gene encoding serine/threonine-protein kinase EDR1 isoform X2, whose product MKHIFKKLHIGSNHDPGRSNETSNTSVTPPQTCASDHRTVSGQNSGYPPASPSSSSPSPSSASTVSATGTGIPFSATMNRSDYMSSEEKFQVQLALAISASNSDGRDDPEKDQIRAATLLSLGTHRMDSARDKDDAASEALARHYWEYNVLDYEDKVVDGFYDVHGLSTEAIQGKMPSLADLETNLGNSGFEVLLVNRTIDPVLEELIQIAQCIALDYPVSEVTILVQKLAELVMERMGGPVKDANFMLARWMERSTELRTSLHTSVFPIGSITLGLSRHRALLFKVLADNIKMPCRLLKGSHYTGVEDGAFNVIKLEDEREFLVDLMAAPGTLIPTDIPSAKDTTFKPYNPNSSIIPTHYSLNDSGVAYSGAYPPLQGEGSSQNPAFESSSVLDRNSRSAKAESVPAFSGSSVDNTGSGVDNTGSFKIPNKVAPSNQSDHLPSSAIGASRFKGNRGANTVDGGVRMNMNVVPYNQNPEDPKNLFADLNPFQIKGTGKTSVYNKTIENKVDEIQRPRNNVIPGRPPAPLMWKSLHACNEVPRTKEYDYMEGLFPRIKREPNDYKFNKLTMAEDGNTNYEGEHPRDAKDLRSDTVDVAKENDEIDFRCHRKFTHDTVLGAHLKLKDPESPSSSVESSRNRVDKVFDDVDVGECEIPWEDLVLGERIGLGSYGEVYHADWNGTEVAVKKFLDQDFSGAALAEFKREVRIMRRLRHPNVVLFMGAVTRPPNLSIITEFLPRGSLYRIIHRPHHQIDEKRRIKMALDVARGMNCLHASMPTIVHRDLKSPNLLVDKNWNVKVGDFGLSRLKHNTFLSSKSTAGTPEWMAPEVLRNEPSNEKCDVYSFGVILWELATMRLPWSGMNPMQVVGAVGFQNRRLEIPKEVDPLVASIISECWQTEPNLRPSFAELTVALKPLQRLAVPSNVDQPSSPLPQEISVNPTQV is encoded by the exons ATGAAGCACATTTTCAAGAAGCTTCATATAGGAAGCAACCACGACCCTGGTCGATCCAACGAAACTTCTAATACCTCCGTCACGCCGCCACAGACATGCGCCTCCGATCACCGCACTGTTTCCGGTCAGAACTCCGGCTATCCTCCCGCAAGCCCATCTTCGTCTTCGCCGTCGCCGTCTTCGGCTTCCACCGTCAGCGCAACTGGCACCGGAATACCTTTCTCAGCAACTATGAATCGGTCTGATTACATGTCGTCTGAAGAGAAATTTCAGGTTCAGCTTGCCCTAGCGATCAGCGCTTCGAATTCGGATGGTCGCGATGATCCGGAGAAGGATCAAATCCGAGCGGCGACTCTCTTGAGCTTGGGGACTCATCGAATGGATTCCGCGAGGGACAAGGACGACGCTGCCTCCGAGGCCTTGGCCAGGCACTACTGG GAATATAACGTGCTTGACTACGAAGACAAAGTGGTGGATGGTTTTTATGATGTGCATGGATTGTCCACAGAAGCTATTCAAGGAAAAATGCCTTCACTTGCAGATCTTGAGACAAACCTTGGAAACTCTGGCTTTGAAGTTTTATTAGTCAACCGAACAATTGATCCTGTGTTGGAAGAGTTAATTCAAATTGCACAATGTATTGCACTAGACTACCCTGTCAGTGAGGTTACCATTTTGGTACAGAAGCTGGCTGAGCTCGTTATGGAACGTATGGGTGGGCCTGTAAAAGATGCTAATTTCATGTTGGCTAGGTGGATGGAAAGAAGTACTGAGTTGAGGACATCTCTACACACCAGTGTATTTCCTATTGGGTCCATAACTCTTGGCCTTTCTCGTCACCGTGCTTTGCTTTTCAAG GTATTGGCTGACAATATCAAGATGCCTTGTAGACTTCTAAAAGGTAGTCATTACACAGGTGTCGAGGATGGTGCTTTCAACGTAATAAAGTTGGAGGATGAAAG GGAGTTTTTGGTTGATCtcatggcagcccctggaacactTATTCCAACTGACATTCCAAGTGCAAAAGACACTACCTTTAAGCCATACAACCCAAATAGCAGTATCATTCCAACACATTATTCACTTAATGATTCTGGAGTGGCTTATTCAGGAGCATACCCTCCACTTCAAGGTGAGGGAAGCAGCCAAAATCCTGCATTTGAAAGCAGCTCAGTGCTAGATCGAAATTCAAGGTCTGCAAAGGCAGAATCTGTGCCTGCATTCTCTGGTTCTAGTGTCGACAACACTGGTTCTGGTGTCGACAACACTGGTTCTTTTAAAATACCTAATAAAGTGGCTCCTTCAAATCAGTCAGATCATCTTCCATCATCAGCCATTGGGGCTTCTCGCTTTAAAGGGAACCGTGGAGCCAATACAGTTGATGGAGGTGTAAGGATGAATATGAATGTAGTTCCATATAATCAAAACCCGGAGGATCCTAAGAATCTTTTTGCCGATCTTAATCCATTCCAAATAAAAGGAACTGGCAAAACTTCCGTGTATAACAAAACCATAGAGAATAAAGTTGATGAGATCCAGAGACCAAGGAATAATGTTATCCCTGGCCGACCTCCTGCACCATTAATGTGGAAAAGTCTGCATGCTTGCAATGAAGTCCCTAGAACAAAAGAGTACGATTATATGGAAGGTCTCTTTCCAAGAATCAAACGTGAACCTAATGATTATAAG TTTAATAAGTTGACTATGGCGGAGGATGGAAACACTAACTATGAGGGAGAACATCCGAGGGATGCGAAAGATTTGCGGAGTGACACAGTAGATGTGGCAAAAGAAAATGACGAGATTGATTTCCGTTGCCATAGAAAATTCACACATGACACAGTTTTGGGTGCCCATTTGAAGTTGAAGGATCCAGAAAGTCCTAGCTCATCGGTTGAATCCAGCAGAAATAGGGTTGATAAAGTATTTGATGATGTAGATGTAGGTGAATGTGAAATTCCGTGGGAAGATCTAGTTCTTGGTGAAAGGATTGGCCTAG GTTCATATGGTGAAGTTTACCATGCGGATTGGAATGGAACA GAGGTTGCTGTGAAGAAGTTCTTAGACCAGGATTTCTCAGGCGCTGCTTTGGCTGAGTTCAAAAGGGAA GTACGGATAATGCGTCGGCTGCGTCATCCAAATGTTGTTCTATTTATGGGTGCTGTTACGCGACCTCCAAACCTCTCTATTATTACTGAGTTTCTTCCAAG AGGAAGCCTATATCGGATCATACATCGTCCTCATCATCAAATTGATGAGAAGCGTAGAATTAAGATGGCTCTTGATGTG gcTAGGGGTATGAATTGCTTGCATGCTAGTATGCCCACAATTGTTCACAGAGATTTGAAATCACCTAACCTTTTGGTTGACAAAAACTGGAATGTTAAG GTAGGTGATTTTGGATTGTCACGGTTGAAACACAACACTTTTCTGTCATCCAAGTCAACTGCTGGAACG CCTGAGTGGATGGCACCTGAAGTTCTCCGCAATGAGCCCTCAAATGAAAA GTGTGATGTATATAGCTTTGGAGTAATTTTGTGGGAGCTTGCTACTATGAGATTGCCTTGGAGCGGGATGAATCCAATGCAAGTTGTCGGCGCTGTGGGTTTCCAGAATCGTCGCCTTGAAATACCAAAGGAAGTGGATCCTTTGGTTGCAAGTATAATTTCTGAGTGTTGGCAGAC TGAACCAAACTTGCGGCCCTCGTTTGCGGAGCTGACGGTGGCTCTCAAGCCCTTGCAACGGCTTGCTGTCCCTTCCAATGTGGACCAGCCAAGTTCACCTCTACCGCAAGAAATCTCGGTGAATCCTACTCAAGTGTGA
- the LOC107412277 gene encoding aldehyde oxidase GLOX: MTINTIFFLSLNLAIYTICSRLVISQTLPTYSSRRGQWHLLHSSIGISAMHMQVLHDNKVIMFDRTDFGSSNISLPGGRCRYDPSDLVSRIDCTAHSILYDIGSNTFRPLTVQTDTWCSSGSVLPNGTLIQTGGYNDGDHVVRVFKPCEEDYCDWIELPNYLSQRRWYATNQLLPDGRIIILGGRRQFNYEFYPRENNNKRRTFRLDFLRQTRDSDENNLYPFLHLLPDGNLFIFANTRSILFNYNLNRVVKEFPSIPGGEPRNYPSSGSSVLLPLMDENRADTTEAEIMICGGAPNGAHLLARQGNFVQAISSCGRLKVTDQNPTWIMEDMPIPRVMGDMVILPTGDILIINGAGFGTAGWECGQDPVQNSVIYHPSAQPDRRFTVMAASPRRRLYHSTAVLVPDGRVLVGGSNPHIFYNFTGVEYRTDLSLEAFSPPYLRVEYGPVRPKNVVVGNEILRYGQAFWVNFTVPRYLNVDVLSVRIVAPSFTTHSFGMNQRMVVMKLVGISTVTQFTYNVSVIGPSTVQIAPSGYYMLFVVHGNVPSAGTWIKLQ; encoded by the coding sequence ATGACCATCAATACCATCTTCTTTTTGTCCCTAAATCTAGCAATATACACCATTTGTAGCCGTCTAGTTATTTCTCAGACTCTGCCAACCTACTCCAGCCGCCGTGGCCAGTGGCATCTGTTGCATTCCAGCATTGGCATATCCGCCATGCACATGCAAGTTCTACATGATAACAAGGTCATCATGTTTGACCGCACCGACTTTGGCTCCTCTAACATCTCTCTTCCTGGTGGCCGGTGTCGGTATGACCCTTCCGACTTGGTGAGCCGAATAGATTGCACTGCTCACTCCATACTCTACGATATCGGCTCCAACACTTTCCGACCACTCACGGTGCAAACTGATACTTGGTGCTCTTCTGGTTCCGTTCTACCTAATGGAACACTCATCCAGACCGGAGGCTACAACGACGGTGACCATGTGGTTCGTGTTTTTAAACCTTGCGAGGAAGATTATTGCGATTGGATTGAGCTTCCAAACTACTTGTCTCAACGTAGGTGGTATGCTACTAATCAATTATTACCAGACGGACGTATAATTATCCTCGGAGGAAGAAGACAATTTAATTACGAATTTTACCCTCgagagaataataataaacgaCGTACATTCAGGCTTGATTTTCTGAGACAAACCAGAGATTCCGACGAAAACAATCTTTATCCATTTCTACACCTTTTACCAGATGGAAACTTGTTTATTTTCGCTAATACAAGATCAATATTGTTCAATTACAATCTTAACCGAGTGGTTAAGGAATTTCCTTCTATCCCGGGTGGTGAACCTCGTAACTATCCGAGCTCAGGCTCATCGGTTTTGCTACCATTAATGGACGAAAACAGAGCTGACACTACTGAAGCTGAAATCATGATATGCGGTGGTGCACCAAACGGTGCACATTTGCTTGCGAGACAAGGAAACTTCGTACAGGCCATATCCTCATGTGGGAGGCTAAAAGTGACTGATCAAAACCCAACTTGGATCATGGAAGACATGCCTATACCTCGAGTAATGGGTGATATGGTAATTCTACCAACCGGAGACATCTTAATAATCAACGGTGCTGGATTTGGCACTGCCGGCTGGGAATGCGGGCAGGACCCAGTTCAGAATTCTGTCATCTACCACCCGTCGGCGCAGCCCGATCGCCGGTTTACAGTCATGGCGGCTTCACCGAGGCGGAGACTGTACCATTCGACGGCGGTTTTAGTGCCTGACGGCCGCGTTTTAGTCGGCGGTAGCAACCCACATATCTTCTATAACTTCACCGGAGTCGAATACCGGACAGATTTAAGCCTTGAGGCGTTTTCTCCACCATATCTAAGGGTGGAATACGGGCCTGTCAGACCTAAGAATGTAGTGGTGGGAAATGAAATTTTAAGGTACGGGCAGGCTTTCTGGGTTAATTTCACTGTGCCTAGATATTTAAACGTCGACGTTTTATCGGTCAGAATCGTTGCGCCGTCGTTTACCACTCATTCCTTTGGCATGAATCAGAGAATGGTGGTGATGAAGTTGGTTGGAATTTCGACTGTGACTCAATTCACTTACAATGTCAGTGTGATTGGGCCGTCCACGGTTCAGATTGCACCGTCTGGATATTACATGTTGTTTGTAGTGCATGGCAATGTTCCTAGTGCTGGCACATGGATTAAATTAcagtga
- the LOC107412278 gene encoding uncharacterized protein LOC107412278: MEAPKQLSAESQSIFREGIGLVLSQWSALRMAVENEWGGRDSRSKAEQLGSDIFSWFTQSKEPLYIDDLENMLDEGIESAFNAILDDGSVEEVAEKLMIMHEECLDGNFSSIGSLRETSRKRVAHPHVRQVVNEDEDDDDDSEDDNNDIRDGNRASNDSSEMMIDAPQSVSNMIPTNMPVAEPTPKVEEDGWTVVGRRRNSRGKRN, translated from the exons atggaagctcCAAAGCAGCTATCGGCTGAGTCCCAGTCCATATTCAGAGAAGGAATTGGTCTGGTTCTGTCACAGTGGTCGGCGCTTCGAATGGCCGTCGAGAACGAGTGGGGTGGGCGTGACTCACGCAGCAAAGCGGAGCAACTCGGTTCCGATATCTTCTCCTGGTTCACTCAGTCTAAAG AGCCTCTCTATATAGATGATTTAGAAAACATGCTTGACGAGGGTATTGAAAGTGCCTTCAATGCTATCCTCGATGATGGCAGCGTTGAGGAG GTAGCTGAAAAACTAATGATTATGCATGAAGAATGTTTGGATGGTAATTTTAGTTCTATTGGAAGTCTTAGGGAAACCAGTCGTAAGAGAGTTGCACATCCTCATGTCAGACAG GTTGTGAATGAGGATGAGGACGATGACGATGATAGTGAGGATGACAACAATGATATTAGAGATGGTAACAGGGCTAGTAATGATTCTTCTGAAATGATGATTGATGCGCCACAATCAGTGTCAAATATGATTCCTACAAACATGCCTGTGGCTGAGCCAACGCCcaaggttgaagaagatggatgGACGGTAGTTGGACGGAGACGAAATAGTAGGGGTAAAAGGAATTAG
- the LOC112490769 gene encoding uncharacterized protein LOC112490769 has protein sequence MHPRGSRRRRRGQTRMDAALDAMRPFGFPYPLVRQKVKELLNVYGGDDGWVFVEEGAYSLLIETLLDNENANEEEHRHNSSQAEAGDANDDTNVPAGEPEPSTLLHACSNLVDADPVLQTHEVLDTSSRTSDPLYTASRTTSHDEKGCLSTSSNTVGCENLEKTLEKSPSNDISSPLPEHSHPIRKRRFYHGWIDSDNDEDEYGDDDLVELTPAPLPEESTKLMNRVQKAQDRVGLQA, from the exons ATGCATCCCAGAGGAAGTCGAAGAAGaagg AGGGGTCAGACTCGTATGGATGCAGCTCTTGATGCTATGCGTCCTTTTGGATTTCCCTACCCTTTAGTTCGACAAAAAGTTAAGGAGCTCCTAAAT GTGTATGGTGGAGATGACGGTTGGGTTTTTGTTGAAGAAGGAGCTTACTCGCTTCTTATTGAGACCCTTCTCGATAATGAAAATGCTAACGAGGAAGAACATAgg CACAATTCTTCACAAGCTGAGGCAGGGGATGCAAATGATGATACAAATGTTCCAGCTGGTGAGCCAGAGCCCTCGACTCTTCTTCATGCATGCTCTAACTTAGTAGATGCAGATCCAGTACTGCAGACTCATGAGGTTTTGGACACTTCATCGCGAACCAGTGATCCTCTGTACACTGCATCAAGGACTACTTCTCATG ATGAAAAGGGTTGTCTCTCAACGTCTAGCAATACTGTTGGCTGTGAAAATTTAGAGAAGACTCTAGAGAAGTCTCCTTCAAATGATATCAGTTCACCATTGCCTGAGCACAGTCATCCAATCCGGAAGCGTAGATTTTACCATGGGTGGATTGACAGCGACAATGATGAGGATGAGTATGGGGATGATGATCTAGTGGAACTAACCCCAGCTCCATTGCCAGAAGAGTCAACCAAATTGATGAACAGGGTTCAAAAAGCACAGGACAGGGTGGGATTGCAGGCCTGA